A stretch of Maniola hyperantus chromosome 15, iAphHyp1.2, whole genome shotgun sequence DNA encodes these proteins:
- the LOC117988715 gene encoding cold shock domain-containing protein CG9705: protein MSSDNGFNNDDSPNKTLAHLQLPSPIITRRNRTASTSERALQNPVEHGKIKSFCREKGHGFVTPRNGGEDIFLHISDIEGEFVPLPGDEVTYRLCPIPPKFEKYQAVHVKIIQLIQEKHLKWNEPPL from the exons ATGTCGAGCGACAACGGTTTTAACAACGATGACTCCCCAAACAAAACACTCGCTCATCTTCAATTACCTAGCCCAATCATCACACGAAGGAACCGAACGGCGTCTAC ATCTGAGAGAGCACTTCAAAATCCAGTGGAGCATGGCAAAATAAAGTCATTCTGTCGTGAGAAGGGCCATGGATTCGTAACACCCAGAAACGGTGGTGAAGATATATTCCTACACATTTCTGA CATCGAAGGAGAATTTGTACCATTACCAGGCGACGAGGTTACCTATAGGCTCTGTCCAATACCACCCAAGTTTGAGAAGTACCAGGCAGTACACGTTAAAATCATCCAACTGATTCaagaaaaacatttaaaatggaATGAAcctccactgtaa